Proteins from one Acropora muricata isolate sample 2 chromosome 9, ASM3666990v1, whole genome shotgun sequence genomic window:
- the LOC136929231 gene encoding fibronectin type 3 and ankyrin repeat domains protein 1-like isoform X2 has translation MSVPSRPDPPVVGKVTHNSIELYWKLPEACEEGHGDSRVRYCVQEEELGQKSRGFCNVYSGYSRMNVFSGLEARTQYRYRLKCVNDSGSSAWSAAITVSTTKKPMTSEDLQRAVTKGDVETVRNILPGLSWQAVESPDKFGLSPLMIAAQKGYVDVAKVLLENSADVNFQSKSGKTPLMMASFSGNLEVAQLLRQHNAYWDVVDRTGSTALHWAADGANLDVIRWMLQNGCSVDIKDETSGWTPLMRVAAVSGNVNVAKVLIHHGANVHTMDKEGKTTLMNAALNGFEALVKLLVKKGVSVMLKSEHGKTALDFAKSFERERVVQFLQEQVEGVRKAEQERKLSEIREQRGPTREQVKAVVSSGTNRSGSL, from the exons ATGTCTGTGCCTTCTCGTCCTGACCCTCCTGTGGTTGGAAAGGTAACGCATAACAGTATAGAGCTCTACTGGAAGCTTCCTGAGGCTTGCGAAGAAGGCCATGGGGACAGCAGAGTTCGTTATTGTGTCCAGGAAGAAGAACTTGGTCAAAAGTCCAGGGGCTTTTGCAATGTGTATTCAGGATACAGTAGAAT GAATGTATTCAGTGGTCTTGAGGCACGTACACAATACAGGTACAGATTAAAATGTGTGAATGATTCTGGATCAAGTGCCTGGAGTGCTGCCATTACTGTGTCAACAACGAAGAAACCAATGACCAGTGAAGATTTACAGAGAGCTGTGACAAAAGGAGACGTGGAAACAGTCAGGAATATTCTCCCTG GTTTAAGCTGGCAGGCTGTGGAGTCACCTGATAAGTTTGGTTTGTCTCCCCTCATGATTGCAG CACAAAAGGGCTATGTAGATGTAGCAAAAGTCTTGCTGGAAAATTCTGCAGATGTTAACTTTCAGAGCAAAAGTGGAAAAACACCGCTTATGATGGCTTCCTTTTCAG GCAATTTGGAGGTTGCACAATTGTTGAGACAACACAATGCCTATTGGGATGTAGTCGATCGGACTGGTTCAACGGCACTTCACTGGGCAGCAGATGGTGCTAATTTAGATGTGATCAGATGGATGCTTCAAAATGGTTGCAGTGTTGATATCAAAGATGAAACTTCAG GTTGGACTCCGCTGATGAGAGTAGCTGCAGTCAGCGGCAACGTGAATGTAGCGAAGGTGCTTATTCACCATGGGGCAAATGTTCATACAATGgacaaagaaggaaaaaccACCCTCATGAATGCTGCTTTGAATGGGTTTGAAGCTCTTGTCAAACTATTGGTCAAGAAAGGCGTATCGGTGATGCTGAAATCAGAGCATGGAAAAACAGCGCTGGACTTTGCGAAGTCGTTTGAACGCGAACGAGTTGTTCAGTTTCTGCAAGAGCAAGTCGAAGGTGTCAGAAAAGCAGAACAGGAAAGAAAATTGTCAGAGATCAGGGAGCAGCGCGGGCCGACCCGTGAGCAAGTCAAAGCAGTTGTGAGCTCAGGGACAAATCGATCTGGGAGCTTGTAG
- the LOC136928122 gene encoding transmembrane protein 101-like translates to MGSLERTVRILDALGLFIVTRFPFIELFLLLMATGDQAEKTPIGKITHFRDTLRKEYFLVYVNAFVFFVCGTGMTMDFKRRQCGFAAAIHELVYAVITLYQQKNRSEYLIVRIATRTVAVCAGYLFVTGGLLDSERGRTKVMQALQVARQILAFYLFCSAYMVWISGEDRLAHIKNIPGGVVMIYIVIALYAIPGICIYGGYEAGYFGRIVAWLLVIITVLVDYNTKYWIRSSAHVDFWCQIQHASRNISVIGSLLLLARIRLW, encoded by the exons ATGGGCTCTTTAGAGAGGACGGTTCGTATCTTAGATGCTTTGGGCCTTTTCATCGTCACACGATTTCCATTCATTgaattatttttgcttcttATGGCCACTGGAGATCAAGCAGAAAAAACACCGATCGGAAAGATCACACACTTCAGAGACACGCTAAGAAAAGAATACTTTCTTGTGTACGTCAATGCGTTCGTCTTCTTTGTTTGTGGAACAGGCATGACTATGGATTTTAAAAGAAGACAATGTGGATTTGCTGCTGCTATCCATGAGTTAGTTTATGCTGTGATCACTCTTTACCAACAAAAGAATCGTTCGGAATATTTGATC GTTAGGATTGCCACAAGGACAGTGGCAGTATGTGCAGGGTACCTTTTTGTCACTGGTGGATTACTCGATAGTGAGAGAGGTCGCACAAAGGTGATGCAAGCTTTGCAAGTAGCTCGTCAAATCCTTGCATTCTATCTCTTCTGCAGTGCTTACATGGTGTGGATCAGTGGAGAGGACAGACTTGCTCACATCAAGAATATCCCTGGTGGTGTGGTCATGATCTACATTGTAATTGCACTATATGCTATTCCTGGAATTTGTATTTATGGGGGATACGAAGCTGGTTATTTTGGACGTATTGTTGCATGGCTCTTGGTTATTATCACAGTTTTAGTTGATTATAATACAAAGTACTGGATCCGAAGTTCTGCCCATGTGGACTTTTGGTGTCAAATACAACATGCTTCTAGGAACATTTCTGTAATTGGATCATTGCTTCTTTTAGCAAGAATCAGACTTTGGTAA
- the LOC136929231 gene encoding fibronectin type 3 and ankyrin repeat domains protein 1-like isoform X1: MVKAVTILLTSLQRHSSILLLEERPLGEESISYLIAPWYRTRFWTDITGCKLMSVPSRPDPPVVGKVTHNSIELYWKLPEACEEGHGDSRVRYCVQEEELGQKSRGFCNVYSGYSRMNVFSGLEARTQYRYRLKCVNDSGSSAWSAAITVSTTKKPMTSEDLQRAVTKGDVETVRNILPGLSWQAVESPDKFGLSPLMIAAQKGYVDVAKVLLENSADVNFQSKSGKTPLMMASFSGNLEVAQLLRQHNAYWDVVDRTGSTALHWAADGANLDVIRWMLQNGCSVDIKDETSGWTPLMRVAAVSGNVNVAKVLIHHGANVHTMDKEGKTTLMNAALNGFEALVKLLVKKGVSVMLKSEHGKTALDFAKSFERERVVQFLQEQVEGVRKAEQERKLSEIREQRGPTREQVKAVVSSGTNRSGSL, from the exons ATGGTCAAAGCTGTCACTATTTTGCTAACGAGCTTGCAAAGGCATTCTTCCATTCTCTTGTTGGAGGAACGTCCGCTAGGAGAAGAAAGTATTTCATATCTCATAGCACC ATGGTATAGAACAAGATTCTGGACGGATATCACAGGGTGTAAATT AATGTCTGTGCCTTCTCGTCCTGACCCTCCTGTGGTTGGAAAGGTAACGCATAACAGTATAGAGCTCTACTGGAAGCTTCCTGAGGCTTGCGAAGAAGGCCATGGGGACAGCAGAGTTCGTTATTGTGTCCAGGAAGAAGAACTTGGTCAAAAGTCCAGGGGCTTTTGCAATGTGTATTCAGGATACAGTAGAAT GAATGTATTCAGTGGTCTTGAGGCACGTACACAATACAGGTACAGATTAAAATGTGTGAATGATTCTGGATCAAGTGCCTGGAGTGCTGCCATTACTGTGTCAACAACGAAGAAACCAATGACCAGTGAAGATTTACAGAGAGCTGTGACAAAAGGAGACGTGGAAACAGTCAGGAATATTCTCCCTG GTTTAAGCTGGCAGGCTGTGGAGTCACCTGATAAGTTTGGTTTGTCTCCCCTCATGATTGCAG CACAAAAGGGCTATGTAGATGTAGCAAAAGTCTTGCTGGAAAATTCTGCAGATGTTAACTTTCAGAGCAAAAGTGGAAAAACACCGCTTATGATGGCTTCCTTTTCAG GCAATTTGGAGGTTGCACAATTGTTGAGACAACACAATGCCTATTGGGATGTAGTCGATCGGACTGGTTCAACGGCACTTCACTGGGCAGCAGATGGTGCTAATTTAGATGTGATCAGATGGATGCTTCAAAATGGTTGCAGTGTTGATATCAAAGATGAAACTTCAG GTTGGACTCCGCTGATGAGAGTAGCTGCAGTCAGCGGCAACGTGAATGTAGCGAAGGTGCTTATTCACCATGGGGCAAATGTTCATACAATGgacaaagaaggaaaaaccACCCTCATGAATGCTGCTTTGAATGGGTTTGAAGCTCTTGTCAAACTATTGGTCAAGAAAGGCGTATCGGTGATGCTGAAATCAGAGCATGGAAAAACAGCGCTGGACTTTGCGAAGTCGTTTGAACGCGAACGAGTTGTTCAGTTTCTGCAAGAGCAAGTCGAAGGTGTCAGAAAAGCAGAACAGGAAAGAAAATTGTCAGAGATCAGGGAGCAGCGCGGGCCGACCCGTGAGCAAGTCAAAGCAGTTGTGAGCTCAGGGACAAATCGATCTGGGAGCTTGTAG